The following proteins are encoded in a genomic region of Stigmatopora nigra isolate UIUO_SnigA chromosome 3, RoL_Snig_1.1, whole genome shotgun sequence:
- the scml2 gene encoding polycomb protein SCMH1 isoform X1 produces the protein MGRTPHKDQKEEKKERPSIGAGSALDKSNEPFSWEDYLRETSSIAASPTCFKQSRIPPSNDFKAGMKLEARDPRNSNSVCIATVMGMMGTRLRLRLDGSDNTNDFWRLVDSSDIQPIGTCERNGDMLQPPLGFRMNASSWPMFLLRTLSGAEMAPACAFKKDPATPIKNYFQPGMKMEAVDRKNPYLICPATVGEVKGQEIFVMFDGWRGAFDYWCPFESRDIFPVGWCQLTKHSLQPPGNFFTLPGALLAPVSSSSNSLTTRRSTSNSSSSTMQTSYRLPNPLPPLPVRKGVRGRRPKSQTIALLKAAAEAAAAAAVTGAAQSPVRTTQLAPRPHRKRGPKPGSKRKARLVQSLGSSSSSSSSSIPAPPPETRLSTSHVSVDNHHNNNSNVVCTVCVYVNKHGDYGPHLDRKLVQQLPDHFGPAPVNAVLQQAVQACVDCTYQPAVLLSFLQSQSHTGGEVIRVRSEHGIRYVKLPSVSSASTVLRFLENMCQHLESVSLFSSQPFSPFSKNTRFFERTKSEPLSHTENNSSNNDSKKDSTPNTRPPHIAADYRATKRERSYYASHSHTPPPLRRVSSNPSELGQVPTHRRVEAASSTTGPDHVTQDKESSGNDASSWSVDDVIRFVLDADPHTLGPHVELFRKHEIDGKALMLLRSDVIMKYMGLKLGPALKLCHHIEKLKQSKQ, from the exons ATGGGCCGAACGCCGCATAAAG AtcaaaaagaggagaaaaaagagAGGCCAAGCATTGGTGCAGGGTCTGCACTTGACAAATCTAACG aaccATTCAGTTGGGAAGACTACTTGAGAGAAACCTCGTCCATTGCAGCCTCGCCAACTTGCTTCAAACAG TCCAGAATCCCCCCCTCCAATGACTTCAAGGCTGGTATGAAGCTGGAGGCTCGCGACCCACGCAACTCCAACTCCGTGTGCATCGCTACCGTGATGGGCATGATGGGTACTCGGCTACGACTGCGTCTGGATGGGAGCGACAACACCAATGACTTCTGGAGACTAGTTGACTCATCTGACATCCAACCGATTGGTACCTGCGAGAGAAATGGGGACATGCTGCAGCCCCCACTGG ggTTTCGAATGAATGCCTCCTCGTGGCCTATGTTTCTTCTCCGAACGCTGAGTGGAGCAGAAATGGCACCAGCCTGTGCTTTTAAGAAG GACCCAGCTACCCCCATTAAAAATTATTTCCAACCCGGGATGAAGATGGAAGCCGTGGACAGGAAGAACCCTTATTTAATTTGTCCGGCTACAGTgggtgaggtcaaaggtcaggagATCTTTGTCATGTTTGACGGCTGGCGGGGTGCCTTCGACTACTGGTGTCCCTTTGAATCTAGAGACATCTTCCCAGTTGGCTGGTGTCAGCTGACAAAACACAGTTTACAGCCACCTGGAAACTTCT TTACCCTTCCAGGTGCTCTCCTCGCCCCCGTTTCTTCTTCCTCAAACTCCCTCACCACTCGCCGCTCCACTTCCAACTCCTCGTCGTCCACCATGCAGACTTCTTACCGACTGCCCAACCCATTACCGCCTCTACCCGTCCGCAAGGGTGTCCGAGGCCGCCGCCCTAAGTCACAGACTATTGCCTTATTGAAGGCTGCGGCAGAGGCTGCCGCAGCCGCGGCAGTCACCGGAGCAGCACAGAGCCCCGTCAGGACCACTCAATTGGCCCCCAGACCACACAGAAAACGTGGGCCCAAGCCCGGGAGCAAG AGGAAGGCCCGGTTAGTGCAGTCACTGGGATCATCAtcgtcttcatcatcatcatcaattcCAGCTCCTCCACCAGAGACCAGATTGAGCACCAGCCATGTTTCAGTAGACAACCACCATAACAACAACTCAAATGTAGTCTGCACAG TGTGCGTATACGTAAACAAACATGGGGACTATGGTCCCCACCTTGACCGCAAACTGGTGCAGCAGCTCCCAGACCACTTTGGCCCAGCGCCTGTCAATGCAGTGTTACAGCAGGCCGTCCAGGCCTGTGTGGACTGTACGTACCAGCCCGCCGTGCTGCTGTCATTCCTACAGAGCCAGTCCCACACGGGAGGAGAGGTCATCCGAG TGCGCTCCGAACATGGCATCCGTTATGTCAAGCTTCCGTCTGTCTCCAGTGCGTCTACTGTTCTGAGGTTCTTGGAGAATATGTGCCAGCATCTAGAGAGTGTCAGCTTGTTTAGTTCTCAGCCTTTCAGCCCCTTTAGCAAAAACACACGCTTCTTCGAACGGACAAAGTCAG aACCGCTGTCTCACACGGAAAACAACTCATCTAACAATGATTCCAAAAAGGACTCCACTCCCAACACGCGTCCCCCTCACATAGCAGCGGACTATCGGGCGACCAAGAGGGAACGGTCGTATTACGCCTCACATTCACACACGCCTCCACCTTTAAGAAGAGTCAGCTCAAACCCAAGTGAACTTGGACAAGTGCCCACACACAGACGTGTAGAAG caGCCAGTTCAACAACCGGGCCAGACCACGTCACACAAGACAAAGAAAGTTCAGGGAATGATGCATCTTCCTGGTCAGTTGATGACGTTATCCGGTTCGTCCTAGATGCTGACCCTCACACTCTTGGTCCACATGTGGAGCTGTTTAGGAAGCAT GAGATTGACGGTAAGGCATTGATGCTGTTGCGCAGTGATGTCATCATGAAGTACATGGGACTGAAGCTGGGCCCTGCACTCAAACTCTGTCATCACATTGAGAAGCTGAAACAGTCCAAACAATAA
- the cdkl5 gene encoding cyclin-dependent kinase-like 5 isoform X1, which produces MNKFEVLGIVGEGAYGVVLKCRHKETNELVAIKKFKDSEENEEVKETTLRELKMLRTLKQDNIVELKEAFRRRGKLYLVFEYVERNMLELLEEVPTGAAPDKVRSYIYQLIKAINWCHKNEIVHRDIKPENLLISSEDVLKLCDFGFARNLSEGTDANYTEYVATRWYRSPELLLGAPYGKAVDMWSVGCILGELSDGQPLFPGESEIDQLFTIQKVLGPLPAEQMKLFYNNPRFHGIRFPSVTHPQTLERRYQGILNGLMLDLMKNLLLLNPTERYLTEQSLNHPAFQPLRQVERERPPPASPNPPRSSKRKTHHHGENTVPTRSHNKSSSQRRSSSKECSSLPRHGDLHHLGNENFLNGNKPPSSLSPTLHAKSQYLSQTLNRSASSNKDLANNNLPHLLSPKEIKNKPEFDFNLGPSPKLPEQGHGVKYGHSKPSASSRSQQQQQQQQQQQQGGRHTFLEGKTNTLQSGGEKQHGRHSHSVAESAHGSMSSSSKSSASYLSLSKSHSALSDAKSIGNLSDGRLHPDDPNSNAAVAVAVGSGARFFPTSCLDVNVPSGAPGPPGSPSTRHGDRSGHSPGSRGSSNIRMESSTLDSSSRHKSRHKPIAPEEAKPPELLDPGGSAMSATHTLPSPHDSYHYGLGYSSPFSSQQRPQRHSMYVRRERHRPHGADAGMAGLPPPGQAIPTRASSLQLLSPQLQHRTTLTGHSVSSSREDCTDGMTRSEQSPKDINHPCVPIKDSTRDNTAAFHSQRLPKNEVGMYHDPHGEDGVSSKENRMIFTESMPRRVGSFYRVPSPRPDNTSSFHEGVGQGRGPVVPVVPGNPVSLANHSKRQTAFDWSTAEAMVLNPPEPAKEKEKQGFFRAIKKKKKKTQITDMVDGRNPSIRKSLFPLFSSKNSIKHNSAVKVLPVVPSPMLQQQPPPPYPGTTGPVSTQEHLSLQRGSKSSSHHGSRRKNRERSRDRDRERDQSRERERDRERDRGRERLNEWPTEKTSESHSQSQPLKSLRRLLHLSPSPNQGQPPPPPPAPADLRFQNPLPNAPLPSKAGYAEGRGHGESRGHSGASGSSQAKSRKASYPLPGQLESAWHVSALQRAEGAQFTAEQLGIKHGQNGPTFTRASRARMPNLNDLKETAL; this is translated from the exons ATGAATAAGTTTGAAGTCCTTGGCATTGTGGGTGAAG GTGCATATGGAGTGGTGCTTAAGTGCAGGCATAAG GAAACAAATGAGCTGGTTGCTATTAAGAAGTTCAAAGACAGCGAAG AAAATGAAGAAGTTAAAGAGACGACCCTTCGGGAGCTGAAGATGCTTCGCACGCTAAAGCAGGACAACATCGTTGAGCTGAAGGAAGCCTTTCGCCGTAGGGGGAAGCTCTACCTCGTCTTTGAATACGTGGAGCGG AACATGCTGGAGCTGTTGGAAGAAGTTCCTACCGGTGCGGCACCAGATAAAGTGCGAAGCTACATTTACCAGCTAATCAAAGCCATCAATTGGTGTCACAAGAATGAGATCGTGCACAGAG ACATCAAACCTGAGAACCTGCTCATCAGCTCCGAGGATGTCCTCAAACTCTGCGACTTTG GTTTTGCACGTAACCTGTCTGAAGGAACAGATGCCAACTATACTGAGTACGTGGCCACGAGGTGGTACCGCTCACCTGAGTTGCTGCTTGG GGCTCCCTATGGTAAGGCGGTGGACATGTGGTCAGTGGGGTGCATCCTCGGGGAGCTGAGTGATGGGCAGCCCTTATTTCCTGGAGAAAGTGAAATTGATCAG ctaTTCACTATTCAGAAAGTCCTTGGACCACTTCCTGCTGAGCAGATGAAACTCTTCTACAACAACCCTCGCTTTCATGGAATCAGG TTTCCTTCAGTCACCCATCCTCAGACACTGGAAAGGCGATACCAAGGCATTTTGAATGGTTTAATGTTGGATCTAATGAAG AACCTTCTGCTTCTCAACCCAACTGAGCGCTATCTGACTGAGCAGAGTCTGAATCATCCTGCCTTCCAGCCACTGAGGCAGGTGGAAAGAGAGAGACCCCCGCCTGCCTCACCCAATCCTCCCCGCTCTTCCAAGAGGAAAACACATCATCATGGAGAAAATACAGTCCCAACAAG GAGTCATAACAAGAGCTCAAGCCAACGGCGCTCCAGCAGCAAAGAATGTTCAAGTCTTCCACGTCATGGAGACCTCCATCACCTTGGTAACGAGAATTTCCTCAACGGTAACAAACCCCCATCCAGCTTGAGTCCAACATTGCACGCCAAGAGTCAGTACTTGTCCCAGACCCTGAATCGCTCTGCCTCGTCCAACAAAGATCTTGCCAATAACAACCTCCCACATCTCCTCAGCCCCAAAGAAATCAAAAACAAACCTGAGTTTGATTTCAATTTGGGACCCTCGCCCAAGTTGCCAGAACAGGGGCACGGTGTAAAGTATGGCCACAGCAAGCCCAGTGCTTCCTCTCGAtctcagcagcagcagcaacaacaacaacaacaacagcaaggtGGACGCCACACTTTCCTGGAAGGCAAGACCAACACCTTGCAATcaggaggagaaaaacaacacgGCAGACACTCCCACAGCGTAGCTGAATCAGCCCACGGATCCATGTCATCGTCGTCCAAAAGCTCTGCCTCTTATCTCAGCTTGTCCAAGAGCCACAGCGCTCTCAGCGATGCCAAATCCATCGGGAACCTCAGCGACGGTCGACTTCACCCTGATGATCCCAACTCAAATGCAGCAGTGGCAGTAGCGGTGGGGTCCGGCGCACGTTTCTTTCCTACCAGCTGTCTTGACGTCAACGTTCCCTCGGGGGCGCCGGGTCCGCCCGGAAGCCCTTCGACACGACACGGAGATCGCTCCGGCCACAGCCCCGGGTCCCGCGGCAGTAGCAACATCAGAATGGAGAGCAGCACATTGGATTCATCCTCCAGACACAAGTCCAGACATAAACCAATTGCTCCAG AGGAAGCCAAGCCACCCGAACTCTTAGATCCCGGGGGTTCCGCGATGTCCGCCACCCATACACTGCCCTCTCCGCATGATTCGTACCATTATGGCCTGGGTTACTCGTCCCCCTTCTCCTCCCAGCAACGGCCTCAACGTCACTCCATGTACGTAAGGAGAGAGCGTCACCGACCTCATGGCGCCGATGCTGGAATGGCGGGCTTGCCCCCTCCTGGCCAAGCGATACCGACACGTGCTTCTAGCTTGCAGCTCCTTTCCCCGCAACTTCAGCACAGGACCACCCTCACTGGACACTCAGTGAGCTCCTCTCGGGAAGACTGCACAGATGGCATGACCAGG AGCGAGCAGTCCCCCAAAGACATAAACCACCCTTGCGTCCCCATCAAAGATTCAACAAGGGACAACACTGCAGCTTTTCATTCTCAAAGACTGCCCAAAAATGAG GTTGGTATGTATCACGATCCTCACGGAGAGGATGGTGTGTCCTCAAAGGAGAACCGTATGATCTTCACTGAGTCTATGCCTCGAAGAGTTGGCAGCTTTTACAGAg TGCCATCCCCTAGACCAGATAACACCTCGTCTTTCCATGAGGGTGTTGGGCAGGGTCGGGGACCAGTCGTGCCCGTTGTCCCCGGTAACCCCGTTTCTCTGGCCAATCACTCCAAACGTCAGACTGCCTTTGACTG GAGCACTGCAGAAGCAATGGTGTTGAATCCTCCAGAACCCGCCAAAGAGAAGGAAAAGCAAGGCTTCTTCAGagccattaaaaagaaaaagaagaaaacacaaaTA ACAGACATGGTGGACGGGAGGAACCCCAGTATCAGGAAAAGCCTTTTCCCGCTCTTCAGCTCCAAGAACAGCATCAAGCACAACTCCGCTGTCAAAGTCCTTCCCGTCGTACCCTCGCCGATGTTGCAACAGCAGCCCCCGCCGCCGTATCCTGGCACAACC GGACCAGTGAGCACGCAAGAGCATTTGTCCTTGCAGAGGGGCTCAAAGTCATCCTCACACCACGGAAGCCGCCGGAAAAACCGAGAACGATCTCGAGACAGAGACAGGGAACGGGACCAGAGCCGAGAGCGGGAACGAGACCGGGAAAGAGATAGAGGACGAGAGAGGCTAAATGAATGGCCTACAGAAAAAACCTCAGAATCGCATTCGCAG AGCCAACCGCTGAAGTCGCTTCGCAGGCTCCTTCACCTCTCCCCTTCTCCTAACCAAGGCCAGccccctcctccacctccaGCTCCGGCAGACCTGCGCTTCCAAAACCCCCTCCCCAACGCCCCTCTGCCCTCCAAAGCAGGTTACGCCGAGGGCAGAGGCCACGGCGAGAGCCGGGGCCACTCCGGAGCCAGCGGCTCGTCGCAGGCCAAGAGTCGGAAGGCCAGCTACCCGTTGCCCGGCCAGTTGGAGTCGGCCTGGCACGTGTCGGCGCTGCAACGGGCCGAGGGCGCACAGTTCACGGCTGAACAGCTGGGTATCAAACATGGGCAGAATGGACCCACATTTACCCGTGCCTCCCGCGCCAGAATGCCAAACCTCAATGACCTAAAGGAGACGGCGCTCTAG
- the cdkl5 gene encoding cyclin-dependent kinase-like 5 isoform X2, translated as MNKFEVLGIVGEGAYGVVLKCRHKETNELVAIKKFKDSEENEEVKETTLRELKMLRTLKQDNIVELKEAFRRRGKLYLVFEYVERNMLELLEEVPTGAAPDKVRSYIYQLIKAINWCHKNEIVHRDIKPENLLISSEDVLKLCDFGFARNLSEGTDANYTEYVATRWYRSPELLLGAPYGKAVDMWSVGCILGELSDGQPLFPGESEIDQLFTIQKVLGPLPAEQMKLFYNNPRFHGIRFPSVTHPQTLERRYQGILNGLMLDLMKNLLLLNPTERYLTEQSLNHPAFQPLRQVERERPPPASPNPPRSSKRKTHHHGENTVPTRSHNKSSSQRRSSSKECSSLPRHGDLHHLGNENFLNGNKPPSSLSPTLHAKSQYLSQTLNRSASSNKDLANNNLPHLLSPKEIKNKPEFDFNLGPSPKLPEQGHGVKYGHSKPSASSRSQQQQQQQQQQQQGGRHTFLEGKTNTLQSGGEKQHGRHSHSVAESAHGSMSSSSKSSASYLSLSKSHSALSDAKSIGNLSDGRLHPDDPNSNAAVAVAVGSGARFFPTSCLDVNVPSGAPGPPGSPSTRHGDRSGHSPGSRGSSNIRMESSTLDSSSRHKSRHKPIAPEEAKPPELLDPGGSAMSATHTLPSPHDSYHYGLGYSSPFSSQQRPQRHSMYVRRERHRPHGADAGMAGLPPPGQAIPTRASSLQLLSPQLQHRTTLTGHSVSSSREDCTDGMTRSEQSPKDINHPCVPIKDSTRDNTAAFHSQRLPKNEVGMYHDPHGEDGVSSKENRMIFTESMPRRVGSFYRVPSPRPDNTSSFHEGVGQGRGPVVPVVPGNPVSLANHSKRQTAFDWSTAEAMVLNPPEPAKEKEKQGFFRAIKKKKKKTQITDMVDGRNPSIRKSLFPLFSSKNSIKHNSAVKVLPVVPSPMLQQQPPPPYPGTTRGSKSSSHHGSRRKNRERSRDRDRERDQSRERERDRERDRGRERLNEWPTEKTSESHSQSQPLKSLRRLLHLSPSPNQGQPPPPPPAPADLRFQNPLPNAPLPSKAGYAEGRGHGESRGHSGASGSSQAKSRKASYPLPGQLESAWHVSALQRAEGAQFTAEQLGIKHGQNGPTFTRASRARMPNLNDLKETAL; from the exons ATGAATAAGTTTGAAGTCCTTGGCATTGTGGGTGAAG GTGCATATGGAGTGGTGCTTAAGTGCAGGCATAAG GAAACAAATGAGCTGGTTGCTATTAAGAAGTTCAAAGACAGCGAAG AAAATGAAGAAGTTAAAGAGACGACCCTTCGGGAGCTGAAGATGCTTCGCACGCTAAAGCAGGACAACATCGTTGAGCTGAAGGAAGCCTTTCGCCGTAGGGGGAAGCTCTACCTCGTCTTTGAATACGTGGAGCGG AACATGCTGGAGCTGTTGGAAGAAGTTCCTACCGGTGCGGCACCAGATAAAGTGCGAAGCTACATTTACCAGCTAATCAAAGCCATCAATTGGTGTCACAAGAATGAGATCGTGCACAGAG ACATCAAACCTGAGAACCTGCTCATCAGCTCCGAGGATGTCCTCAAACTCTGCGACTTTG GTTTTGCACGTAACCTGTCTGAAGGAACAGATGCCAACTATACTGAGTACGTGGCCACGAGGTGGTACCGCTCACCTGAGTTGCTGCTTGG GGCTCCCTATGGTAAGGCGGTGGACATGTGGTCAGTGGGGTGCATCCTCGGGGAGCTGAGTGATGGGCAGCCCTTATTTCCTGGAGAAAGTGAAATTGATCAG ctaTTCACTATTCAGAAAGTCCTTGGACCACTTCCTGCTGAGCAGATGAAACTCTTCTACAACAACCCTCGCTTTCATGGAATCAGG TTTCCTTCAGTCACCCATCCTCAGACACTGGAAAGGCGATACCAAGGCATTTTGAATGGTTTAATGTTGGATCTAATGAAG AACCTTCTGCTTCTCAACCCAACTGAGCGCTATCTGACTGAGCAGAGTCTGAATCATCCTGCCTTCCAGCCACTGAGGCAGGTGGAAAGAGAGAGACCCCCGCCTGCCTCACCCAATCCTCCCCGCTCTTCCAAGAGGAAAACACATCATCATGGAGAAAATACAGTCCCAACAAG GAGTCATAACAAGAGCTCAAGCCAACGGCGCTCCAGCAGCAAAGAATGTTCAAGTCTTCCACGTCATGGAGACCTCCATCACCTTGGTAACGAGAATTTCCTCAACGGTAACAAACCCCCATCCAGCTTGAGTCCAACATTGCACGCCAAGAGTCAGTACTTGTCCCAGACCCTGAATCGCTCTGCCTCGTCCAACAAAGATCTTGCCAATAACAACCTCCCACATCTCCTCAGCCCCAAAGAAATCAAAAACAAACCTGAGTTTGATTTCAATTTGGGACCCTCGCCCAAGTTGCCAGAACAGGGGCACGGTGTAAAGTATGGCCACAGCAAGCCCAGTGCTTCCTCTCGAtctcagcagcagcagcaacaacaacaacaacaacagcaaggtGGACGCCACACTTTCCTGGAAGGCAAGACCAACACCTTGCAATcaggaggagaaaaacaacacgGCAGACACTCCCACAGCGTAGCTGAATCAGCCCACGGATCCATGTCATCGTCGTCCAAAAGCTCTGCCTCTTATCTCAGCTTGTCCAAGAGCCACAGCGCTCTCAGCGATGCCAAATCCATCGGGAACCTCAGCGACGGTCGACTTCACCCTGATGATCCCAACTCAAATGCAGCAGTGGCAGTAGCGGTGGGGTCCGGCGCACGTTTCTTTCCTACCAGCTGTCTTGACGTCAACGTTCCCTCGGGGGCGCCGGGTCCGCCCGGAAGCCCTTCGACACGACACGGAGATCGCTCCGGCCACAGCCCCGGGTCCCGCGGCAGTAGCAACATCAGAATGGAGAGCAGCACATTGGATTCATCCTCCAGACACAAGTCCAGACATAAACCAATTGCTCCAG AGGAAGCCAAGCCACCCGAACTCTTAGATCCCGGGGGTTCCGCGATGTCCGCCACCCATACACTGCCCTCTCCGCATGATTCGTACCATTATGGCCTGGGTTACTCGTCCCCCTTCTCCTCCCAGCAACGGCCTCAACGTCACTCCATGTACGTAAGGAGAGAGCGTCACCGACCTCATGGCGCCGATGCTGGAATGGCGGGCTTGCCCCCTCCTGGCCAAGCGATACCGACACGTGCTTCTAGCTTGCAGCTCCTTTCCCCGCAACTTCAGCACAGGACCACCCTCACTGGACACTCAGTGAGCTCCTCTCGGGAAGACTGCACAGATGGCATGACCAGG AGCGAGCAGTCCCCCAAAGACATAAACCACCCTTGCGTCCCCATCAAAGATTCAACAAGGGACAACACTGCAGCTTTTCATTCTCAAAGACTGCCCAAAAATGAG GTTGGTATGTATCACGATCCTCACGGAGAGGATGGTGTGTCCTCAAAGGAGAACCGTATGATCTTCACTGAGTCTATGCCTCGAAGAGTTGGCAGCTTTTACAGAg TGCCATCCCCTAGACCAGATAACACCTCGTCTTTCCATGAGGGTGTTGGGCAGGGTCGGGGACCAGTCGTGCCCGTTGTCCCCGGTAACCCCGTTTCTCTGGCCAATCACTCCAAACGTCAGACTGCCTTTGACTG GAGCACTGCAGAAGCAATGGTGTTGAATCCTCCAGAACCCGCCAAAGAGAAGGAAAAGCAAGGCTTCTTCAGagccattaaaaagaaaaagaagaaaacacaaaTA ACAGACATGGTGGACGGGAGGAACCCCAGTATCAGGAAAAGCCTTTTCCCGCTCTTCAGCTCCAAGAACAGCATCAAGCACAACTCCGCTGTCAAAGTCCTTCCCGTCGTACCCTCGCCGATGTTGCAACAGCAGCCCCCGCCGCCGTATCCTGGCACAACC AGGGGCTCAAAGTCATCCTCACACCACGGAAGCCGCCGGAAAAACCGAGAACGATCTCGAGACAGAGACAGGGAACGGGACCAGAGCCGAGAGCGGGAACGAGACCGGGAAAGAGATAGAGGACGAGAGAGGCTAAATGAATGGCCTACAGAAAAAACCTCAGAATCGCATTCGCAG AGCCAACCGCTGAAGTCGCTTCGCAGGCTCCTTCACCTCTCCCCTTCTCCTAACCAAGGCCAGccccctcctccacctccaGCTCCGGCAGACCTGCGCTTCCAAAACCCCCTCCCCAACGCCCCTCTGCCCTCCAAAGCAGGTTACGCCGAGGGCAGAGGCCACGGCGAGAGCCGGGGCCACTCCGGAGCCAGCGGCTCGTCGCAGGCCAAGAGTCGGAAGGCCAGCTACCCGTTGCCCGGCCAGTTGGAGTCGGCCTGGCACGTGTCGGCGCTGCAACGGGCCGAGGGCGCACAGTTCACGGCTGAACAGCTGGGTATCAAACATGGGCAGAATGGACCCACATTTACCCGTGCCTCCCGCGCCAGAATGCCAAACCTCAATGACCTAAAGGAGACGGCGCTCTAG
- the scml2 gene encoding polycomb protein SCMH1 isoform X2, producing MGRTPHKDQKEEKKERPSIGAGSALDKSNEPFSWEDYLRETSSIAASPTCFKQSRIPPSNDFKAGMKLEARDPRNSNSVCIATVMGMMGTRLRLRLDGSDNTNDFWRLVDSSDIQPIGTCERNGDMLQPPLGFRMNASSWPMFLLRTLSGAEMAPACAFKKDPATPIKNYFQPGMKMEAVDRKNPYLICPATVGEVKGQEIFVMFDGWRGAFDYWCPFESRDIFPVGWCQLTKHSLQPPGNFFTLPGALLAPVSSSSNSLTTRRSTSNSSSSTMQTSYRLPNPLPPLPVRKGVRGRRPKSQTIALLKAAAEAAAAAAVTGAAQSPVRTTQLAPRPHRKRGPKPGSKRKARLVQSLGSSSSSSSSSIPAPPPETRLSTSHVSVDNHHNNNSNVVCTVCVYVNKHGDYGPHLDRKLVQQLPDHFGPAPVNAVLQQAVQACVDCTYQPAVLLSFLQSQSHTGGEVIRVRSEHGIRYVKLPSVSSASTVLRFLENMCQHLESVSLFSSQPFSPFSKNTRFFERTKSEPLSHTENNSSNNDSKKDSTPNTRPPHIAADYRATKRERSYYASHSHTPPPLRRVSSNPSELGQVPTHRRVEASSTTGPDHVTQDKESSGNDASSWSVDDVIRFVLDADPHTLGPHVELFRKHEIDGKALMLLRSDVIMKYMGLKLGPALKLCHHIEKLKQSKQ from the exons ATGGGCCGAACGCCGCATAAAG AtcaaaaagaggagaaaaaagagAGGCCAAGCATTGGTGCAGGGTCTGCACTTGACAAATCTAACG aaccATTCAGTTGGGAAGACTACTTGAGAGAAACCTCGTCCATTGCAGCCTCGCCAACTTGCTTCAAACAG TCCAGAATCCCCCCCTCCAATGACTTCAAGGCTGGTATGAAGCTGGAGGCTCGCGACCCACGCAACTCCAACTCCGTGTGCATCGCTACCGTGATGGGCATGATGGGTACTCGGCTACGACTGCGTCTGGATGGGAGCGACAACACCAATGACTTCTGGAGACTAGTTGACTCATCTGACATCCAACCGATTGGTACCTGCGAGAGAAATGGGGACATGCTGCAGCCCCCACTGG ggTTTCGAATGAATGCCTCCTCGTGGCCTATGTTTCTTCTCCGAACGCTGAGTGGAGCAGAAATGGCACCAGCCTGTGCTTTTAAGAAG GACCCAGCTACCCCCATTAAAAATTATTTCCAACCCGGGATGAAGATGGAAGCCGTGGACAGGAAGAACCCTTATTTAATTTGTCCGGCTACAGTgggtgaggtcaaaggtcaggagATCTTTGTCATGTTTGACGGCTGGCGGGGTGCCTTCGACTACTGGTGTCCCTTTGAATCTAGAGACATCTTCCCAGTTGGCTGGTGTCAGCTGACAAAACACAGTTTACAGCCACCTGGAAACTTCT TTACCCTTCCAGGTGCTCTCCTCGCCCCCGTTTCTTCTTCCTCAAACTCCCTCACCACTCGCCGCTCCACTTCCAACTCCTCGTCGTCCACCATGCAGACTTCTTACCGACTGCCCAACCCATTACCGCCTCTACCCGTCCGCAAGGGTGTCCGAGGCCGCCGCCCTAAGTCACAGACTATTGCCTTATTGAAGGCTGCGGCAGAGGCTGCCGCAGCCGCGGCAGTCACCGGAGCAGCACAGAGCCCCGTCAGGACCACTCAATTGGCCCCCAGACCACACAGAAAACGTGGGCCCAAGCCCGGGAGCAAG AGGAAGGCCCGGTTAGTGCAGTCACTGGGATCATCAtcgtcttcatcatcatcatcaattcCAGCTCCTCCACCAGAGACCAGATTGAGCACCAGCCATGTTTCAGTAGACAACCACCATAACAACAACTCAAATGTAGTCTGCACAG TGTGCGTATACGTAAACAAACATGGGGACTATGGTCCCCACCTTGACCGCAAACTGGTGCAGCAGCTCCCAGACCACTTTGGCCCAGCGCCTGTCAATGCAGTGTTACAGCAGGCCGTCCAGGCCTGTGTGGACTGTACGTACCAGCCCGCCGTGCTGCTGTCATTCCTACAGAGCCAGTCCCACACGGGAGGAGAGGTCATCCGAG TGCGCTCCGAACATGGCATCCGTTATGTCAAGCTTCCGTCTGTCTCCAGTGCGTCTACTGTTCTGAGGTTCTTGGAGAATATGTGCCAGCATCTAGAGAGTGTCAGCTTGTTTAGTTCTCAGCCTTTCAGCCCCTTTAGCAAAAACACACGCTTCTTCGAACGGACAAAGTCAG aACCGCTGTCTCACACGGAAAACAACTCATCTAACAATGATTCCAAAAAGGACTCCACTCCCAACACGCGTCCCCCTCACATAGCAGCGGACTATCGGGCGACCAAGAGGGAACGGTCGTATTACGCCTCACATTCACACACGCCTCCACCTTTAAGAAGAGTCAGCTCAAACCCAAGTGAACTTGGACAAGTGCCCACACACAGACGTGTAGAAG CCAGTTCAACAACCGGGCCAGACCACGTCACACAAGACAAAGAAAGTTCAGGGAATGATGCATCTTCCTGGTCAGTTGATGACGTTATCCGGTTCGTCCTAGATGCTGACCCTCACACTCTTGGTCCACATGTGGAGCTGTTTAGGAAGCAT GAGATTGACGGTAAGGCATTGATGCTGTTGCGCAGTGATGTCATCATGAAGTACATGGGACTGAAGCTGGGCCCTGCACTCAAACTCTGTCATCACATTGAGAAGCTGAAACAGTCCAAACAATAA